Proteins from a single region of Fodinibius sp. Rm-B-1B1-1:
- the rho gene encoding transcription termination factor Rho has protein sequence MSDYQTDGVSLEEIDTLQDRTVKELRDLAREQGLSSVSNLRKQELINRITQSVRDKARARGELDSNSNNSSNNNSRSRNSSGQSNNSRDNKKKKKSVHDILPESDAPTLEERLAEIEPELGPYLIQEGTLEILPDGYGFLRSVNYNYKASPDDIYVSPSQIKRFRLKQGDCVIGIIRPPKVGERYFALLRVDGVNGKIPHDMDNREDFDDLMPIYPEERLKLEHKPTEYTTRTVDLFAPLGKGQRGLIVAQPKTGKTTILRNIANAVNENNPETKIIILLIDERPEEVTEMERNVEHAEVVASTFDERPENHIGLSEIVFEKSKRLVESGHDVLVLMDSITRLARAYNICQPSSGRTMSGGVDSEALKAPRQLFSSARNVENGGSLSILATALVQTGSRMDDLIFEEFKGTGNMEIVLDRNLSERRIYPAMDIFKSGTRREELIVPEAEHEKVVLLRRYLNRMNSFEAMEFVLDKMKGTEDNEEFLLSMNQ, from the coding sequence ATGTCGGATTACCAAACCGATGGCGTTTCTCTTGAAGAAATAGATACTCTTCAGGATAGAACCGTTAAGGAACTTCGTGATTTAGCCCGTGAACAGGGATTAAGTTCAGTATCAAATTTGCGTAAGCAAGAATTGATTAATCGCATTACACAGTCTGTACGCGATAAGGCAAGGGCTCGCGGTGAATTGGATTCTAATTCCAATAATTCATCTAATAATAATAGCCGAAGCAGAAATAGTTCGGGGCAAAGCAATAATAGTCGCGACAATAAAAAGAAGAAAAAGAGTGTTCATGACATCCTGCCCGAATCAGATGCACCTACGCTTGAAGAACGGCTCGCAGAGATTGAGCCTGAGTTGGGGCCATATCTTATCCAGGAGGGGACCCTCGAAATTTTACCCGATGGCTATGGATTCTTACGTTCGGTGAATTATAATTACAAGGCCAGTCCTGATGATATTTATGTATCGCCATCGCAAATTAAGCGATTTCGATTAAAGCAGGGCGATTGTGTAATTGGAATTATACGTCCCCCTAAGGTAGGCGAACGCTATTTTGCACTACTTCGCGTAGATGGCGTTAATGGTAAAATCCCTCATGATATGGATAATCGTGAGGACTTCGATGACCTAATGCCGATCTACCCTGAAGAACGGTTAAAGCTTGAACACAAGCCCACGGAATATACTACGCGTACGGTTGATTTGTTTGCACCACTTGGAAAAGGACAGCGTGGCTTGATTGTGGCGCAGCCCAAGACCGGTAAAACAACGATTTTGCGTAATATCGCCAATGCGGTGAACGAAAATAATCCGGAGACAAAAATTATTATTCTTCTGATTGATGAGCGTCCGGAAGAAGTTACGGAGATGGAACGTAATGTAGAGCATGCTGAAGTGGTGGCCTCGACCTTTGATGAACGACCTGAAAATCATATTGGTCTTTCAGAGATTGTTTTTGAGAAAAGTAAACGACTCGTCGAAAGTGGGCACGATGTACTTGTATTGATGGATTCTATTACCCGATTAGCCCGGGCATACAATATTTGCCAGCCTTCATCGGGACGAACGATGTCGGGTGGAGTCGATTCGGAAGCATTGAAAGCCCCGCGCCAGTTGTTTAGTTCGGCGCGTAATGTTGAAAACGGCGGTAGTCTCTCCATTCTTGCTACAGCACTTGTCCAGACAGGTTCACGGATGGATGATCTTATTTTTGAAGAATTTAAGGGTACAGGTAATATGGAGATTGTGCTCGATCGTAATCTTTCGGAGCGACGTATTTATCCCGCTATGGATATATTCAAGAGTGGAACTCGTCGAGAGGAACTTATTGTACCGGAAGCTGAGCATGAAAAGGTAGTACTATTGCGTCGCTACCTGAACCGTATGAATAGCTTTGAAGCAATGGAGTTTGTGCTTGACAAAATGAAAGGAACTGAAGATAACGAGGAATTCCTCCTTTCTATGAACCAGTAG